A section of the Cervus canadensis isolate Bull #8, Minnesota chromosome 8, ASM1932006v1, whole genome shotgun sequence genome encodes:
- the NEUROG3 gene encoding neurogenin-3, protein MAPHPSCAPPVQVTHETEQRFPGASDDEVTCVASTPPSPTRVLENCAETEGGACRGASRKLRARRGGRSRPKSELALSKQRRSRRKKANDRERNRMHNLNSALDALRGVLPTFPDDAKLTKIETLRFAHNYIWALTQTLRIADHSLYGLEPLAPPCEELASPDGGSPGDWGSLYSPVSQAGSLSPAASLEDRPGLQAPVSPACLHPGALAFSDFL, encoded by the coding sequence ATGGCGCCTCATCCCTCGTGTGCGCCCCCTGTCCAAGTGACCCACGAGACGGAGCAGCGCTTCCCGGGAGCCTCGGACGACGAAGTGACCTGCGTCGCATCCACTCCACCCAGCCCCACTCGCGTGCTGGAGAACTGCGCCGAGACGGAAGGGGGCGCCTGCCGAGGGGCCTCGAGGAAGCTCCGGGCGCGGCGCGGGGGGCGCAGTCGCCCCAAGAGTGAGTTGGCTCTGAGCAAACAGCGACGGAGCCGGCGCAAGAAGGCCAACGACCGCGAGCGCAATCGGATGCATAACCTCAACTCTGCGCTGGACGCGCTGCGCGGCGTCTTGCCCACCTTTCCGGACGACGCGAAGCTCACCAAGATCGAGACGCTGCGCTTCGCCCACAATTATATCTGGGCGCTGACGCAGACGCTGCGCATAGCGGACCACAGCCTCTACGGGCTGGAGCCGCTGGCGCCGCCCTGCGAGGAGCTGGCCAGCCCAGACGGCGGTTCCCCGGGAGACTGGGGCTCCCTCTATTCCCCGGTCTCCCAGGCCGGAAGCCTGAGCCCCGCCGCCTCGCTGGAGGACCGACCTGGGCTTCAGGCGCCTGTTTCCCCGGCCTGCCTGCACCCTGGCGCTCTGGCCTTTTCAGACTTTCTATGA